Genomic window (Canis lupus dingo isolate Sandy chromosome 6, ASM325472v2, whole genome shotgun sequence):
GCAGTTGTAACAACTAAAAGAGAATTTCTATAAAACTCTATACTTTCTTCCACCTTCTCATAAGATAGCTTCCATAGAAAGCTTTTGATTTGACTGGATAATAGTTAATTAGAAACTCTATTAACTTTAACCAATTATAATGAGTGATGATCtttcttattaaatttcattaaaaattgatTCAAGTGATATATAAGCAGTGAATTTTATACGTTAATTTATGACCTTGTCAATGTGCCTGCACATTTGAAATGTGCGTTTGAACCACTTGTTATatcataattatttctttgtatagTAGAAGTTTTCCAGTTctagattttattaaaaacctTTGAAACTTTTCTGAAGAACAGGATATTGGTGGATATAATTTACTTTCTCAAACCCCAAGGctaaaaataataggaaagaaaCCAATCATGTAAAACTTCATTGAGTAGTTACAACATTTCTCAACCTGCAAATGAAATGAACACTTACTTGATTTCCAGAgttgtgttttaaaagatttttgccTCCAGATGTAAATGCTTTAATTCTTTTCTGGGCAATGTGATACTCTCCTACAGTGAAGTGGTAAATGAAAACTAACTTGAACCATCTGAATGTTctgcagagagaggaaaaaaaaaggatactagtgagaaaaaaaagtgatttttaaaatcattcatattACCACAAAGTGTTGGTTGGAGCAAAGATTTTAAGAGCCTTTAAGGAGGTTGAAGATTCAACAAGCAGATCAGTAACACACCATAAAACAGTGCCTAGATATAGACATTAGATTGTTTTAGCAGTGCATTTAAGCACAATTGAAGGAATATTATTTAGGCACAGAGAGCTGGTAAATGACAGTAGCAGATGGATTGTACCCATCTGCAGTGATCAGAGATGAATTGCTCTGTTTGAATAGTTGAATTTTATACTTTGGAAGCCTACTAGGTTCCTGCAGCCAGAGGCTTCAAAAGATGGACTATTTTGTCTAACCAGCCCAGAAGGAAATATTAAGTCTGTTAGTGTCAATCATTTACTTGCATGGACAATAATGCCCTTGGGATGAACATCTTTAGACACAAAAGTCAATAATCAAGCTGCTTTACAGGTAGATGATAACAGTGACTAACTTACAGGCATTTTTCCCCTTCACTTCCTGTTCTTGAAAATATCAGTGTGGCTGGGAATTGGCAAGTTTTATTATCCTCTTACTCCATTTTTGGGGCATTTTTGGTACTGAGGCATCActgacatattagtttcaggtatacaacaagataattttagatttgtatatattacaaaatatcaccatgataagtctagttaacCTGTTACCatacagagttacagaatttgtgTGTAATGAGAACTTTAAGATCTACTATCTTAccaattttcaagtatataatacagtactaTTAACTAGAGTTGCCATGCTGcccattacatccccatgacttatttattttataataggaaGCTTGTGCTTTTTGAATCCCTTCACCCATTTGGCTCACACTCTACCCCCCATCTCTGGCAACTATCAATTTGTtcctgttctctgtatctatgaggggttttttggttttgtctttaaGATTCCATACATAAGTGAGATCACAATTTagtctttctcacacacacacacacacatttgagttagtgtttgcattttctttagataaatacctaaaagtagaattgctgaatcatattatgtgttttggttttttttttttataactttttcagGAAACTTCATAGTGTTTTCCATGTGGTTGCACTAATTGACATCTCCACAAACAATGGCCAAGGGCTGtattttctctacatccttgctaatgcttgttattttctttttgattacagccattctaatgggtgtgagcTGATActgcattgtggttttgatttgcatttcattgaTAATTACTGATGAGCATCTTTAAATGAATCTGTTGACCatagtatgtcttctttggaaaaatatctattcaaatcctctttgctcatttttaaattggattgtttttctgGGTTTGTATGAGTTCTCTATGTATTTTGGatagggcacctggttggctgaATTGGTAGATCATATGActctttatcttggggttgtgaattcgagccccacattgggtgtagagattacttaaaaaaattaaaaatcttcaaaaacctGAAGGGaagttatatattttgtatataagtGTCTTACTAAATATATGATTGgcaagtattttctctcatttagtaGGCTGTCTTTTCATGTTGTCAAGAGTTTCCtttactatgcagaagctttatattttattatagtcctactttttattctgttgcttttcctttaggtgtcagattaaaaaatcactactatttattatctatgttttcttctaggatttttatggttttagattttAGGTTCaattctttaatctattttgagttaattttcatgtaagatagtggtccagtttttccaacatcatttattgaagagactattctttccccattgtatcttcttggctcctttgtcataaattaattgaccaaatATGCATGATTATATTTcggggctctctattctgttgcattgactATGTGTTTGCTCTTATACCAATATCATatggttttgattactacagtttgaTATCAGGAAGCATGATGCCTCCAACTTTCTACTTTCTCCAGATTGCTTTAGTTACTCAGGGTCCTCTGCGGttctacacaaattttaggattatttatcatttttctgtaaaaactgccattggaattttgagttgcactgaatatgtagattgctttgggtagtatgggcatttaACAATGTTCATTCTTACTATCCACAAAgatagctttccatttatttatgtcttcttagatttttttttccagtgtcttaCAATTTTCAATacacaagtctttcacctccttggttaaattcattcctaggtattttatcctttttgatggaattgtaaatgggattgctttcttaattacCCTTTCTGATCATCTGTTATCAATGtatagaaacataaaaagattttttgtatattgaccttgtatcctgcaactttactgaattcatttattagttctaacatttttttcttttgggattttCCATAGATAGTATTGTGTCCTCTACAAATAgtggcagttttatttcttccattccaaTTTGTaagcccttttttctttctttctcttttttctctttctttctttctttctttctttctttctttctttctttctttcttcttctctttctttttctctttcctttttctttctttcttctttttctcttttctttttctttcttctttttttttttttttttctcgaatTGCTCTgtctaggacttctaatactatgttaaataaaagtgacaagagtGGATATACTTTTcctgttcctgattttagaggaaaagctttcagctgtttaccattgagtatgatgttagctctggtcataaatggcctttattatgtgcTAAGGTACATTCTCTCACTACCTCAATCACTGTCCACAAATCCTGAGATTGTATTATGAAGtgatactgaattttgtcaaaaacattttttatggcTCCTGAGATAATCAtaggatttttatccttcattttgatATGATGTActagttatttttattgcttttgtctATTAAGCTTCAaactagctttataagtgattagtCCACtatctttactatatatttaccatCCCagtgaaatttattctttcatgtgtTCTTGTTAATAACTAGGACCTTTTTCAGTTTAAGGAAGTCCCTTCACCATTTCTTGTAAGGCCAATTCAATGGTGATgatctcctttagtttttgtttatctagaaaactctttctccttcaattctgagtGATAactttgctgggtagagtatttttggttggattttttttttcttttagcactttaaatatattgtgCCACTGACTTCTGGCATGTAAAGGTTCTGTTGAAAAATATGCTTATAGTCTTATGGGGGTTCTCTTGTatgtaacaaattatttttttcctgctacttttcaaattctttcctatttttaacttttgacattttaattataatatctCTTGGCATGGATCTCTTttggttcatcttatttggaactctctAGGCTTCCTGGATATGGAtgtctgttttttctccagcttaggaaaattttcagccattttcttcaaataacatttctccccctttcccttactcttctccttctgagagcCCTATAAAGTGAATGTTAGTCCATTTGGTACTGTTCTGTAagtcccttaatctatcttcatttttccccattctttttgttgttctgaTTGTGTTCCATTGCACTGTCTTTCCATTAACTGGTGCTCTCTCCTGCTTCATCTAGTCTGCTGTTGAACCCTTCTGGTTCATTTTTCAGTTATTCTTCTTCagttctgtgacttctgtttgatACTTTCTTAtactttccatctctcttttgAACTTTCCACTGTGTTCACCTATTCTTCCCTCTAGTTCAGTGAGCAAgctatctttatgaccattattttgaactctttatccAGTAAGTTACTCATCTCTGTTTCATTATTCCTATCCCCAAAATTCTatattgttctttcatttggaacagatctatctcttcattttgttgactgtgtTGATTTTTGTGCAGTAGAAGAAACAAACACCTTTTAGTCTTAAAGAAATGGCCTAATGTAGGATATGAAGCATGCTGTTCTCAACCGTGCCTCAGCTCGTTTTTTTCTCAACCTTTTGTGCTTGTCCAAGTagcctattatatttttaataactccTAGTAGTTAAGGATGTGCCTATCCTGTCAGTGTCCCAAAAGGGAGAATCTAAATGCCTAGATTCATGCTGATTAGAAGCCACTCTCAGGCTGCAGCTTTTAATAGCATGCAAATGTATAGGCCTTTTGGACTCCAGCATAAACTCCACAGCCAGCAGAGCCAGGAAATCTGGAGGTGTCCCTTGGGTATGAATTGCAAGACTGGGACTCCAGACAAGTTTATAAGCTCTTTTCTGTGAGATATTGGTGAGGTGGAGCAAGGCAGGCAGGGGATGTCAAGATGGCATCTATACTTTACATTCCTTGAGAGCAGGTTGGTGGGCCACTAGATGTGTACCAAACTTGAAGCCTGCCCCTGAGACTGAAGAttcaggagaagaaaaggaatatgTTTATTCAGACTCTTTGccatttttaatggattttattcattgagagcgagagagagcacaagcagaggggagcagcagagagagaggtgggggaaaatctcaagcagactctgtgttgagcatggagcatgaggaagggcttgatctcaagacactgagagcatgacctgagctgaaaccaagagccagatgttcaaccaactgagccatcctggcacgtgttttcaatttttttacttcagtttttAACCTGACTCAAAATTTTGACCTACCTGACTGTAGCCAACTGGCAGGTTGAATGATGTGCCAAGTTTGGCTTGTTATGGCTCATGTAGATAGCTCTGCTAAGGGCAGGAACTGGTTCTTTCTGAGATGAGACTGATGTTTTGTCCCTCACTAAAAACAAAGTCAGAAATTTCTGTAAATTTCAACAAATAAGAGCATGTAACTATGTTATATAGTGTATTGCACATTGGTATTGGAGGGAAGAATAATATGTAATAACCTCTAACAAAGTTCAATACAAGAAGGAATACAATTTTACTAAGTATAAACATATAAAAGTTGtgttcaaaattaataaaaattattattgtccAAACAAAATTTTAGACACTCAGATTTGTTTAACTAATCAGTTAAATTAattcaatcttttcttttgtacCAAGTGAATTTAGGAAAGTAAAATTTATCTTTCAAGTAAATTTATAAAGGTCTTTTCTTCAATAATTTAGTTCTTGATATAGCCTAaaacttgttttatatatttaaaaagcaaagaaagcatCTGAAATCCTTTAgagttttgagaaaattaaaaatatttttaaacctttttctttccatcttaatTCTGCTAGACTACATCAAAATGCCTAAACTCTGGGCCTTTCTAGTTTCTCAAGTCCAAAGGACATCACAGTGTATGTAAATGGGATCCCTATTTTGTGTAGCAAACCAGTTATTAACTATCTGTGACAGTCCTATATCCATTCTGGAACAGGCATTTTTATCATCACTGGTTATGGGAATTCTGGATTAATACTATCAAATTTTTGCGATTTTCAGCATATCATTTGGATATTGGAAGCTTTACTTCAACTTCATATACAatgatgctttatttttgttttgcttagtttgtagaaaaaaataactgaagttGATTCCAAATGTTGGATATTTTCCCCCCATGCCCTCCTTGATCTTTTTGTTCATTATTAACTCCATTAAGTTTATGGACTCTATTTAGTTATAAATAACAGCCATCCTTTATAAACCTTGAgagtaaatgaaatttaaagcttgtgattttgtaaaataaaaataagtcaagagGAAATGTTCaacttttttacttttgtatgcATGAGACTATCAATTTGGTCGAGTTAGGTATCCTGTTCATGGAATATGTGTGGTACTACACCCCAAGTGATGCATCTGAAAGCAAGACAAAATGCCAAATTCTTTAGAATAGATAACATTCCAAAGCAACTAGAATCCATACGTTGTGCAGAATTATGATTAAAATAGTGACCACCAATCTGTCAGAAACCTCCCATTGACTTTGAATAGAACCCACCTATCTTCCACAGATGTGATTATACTGAGGCAAAAATAACACTGAATTTTATGAAATAGTAAATCATCAAATCAAAACTTATAGGACAGATATCTGATGTTGAGTTTTGAGTAAATCCAGACAGCAGTGTGGTGGTGGCACTCTAAGGACATCCAGCTTTACCAAGACAAAGGTTTTGGACAGAAGATGGTACTGAGTGGGAGCACATGGATATCAACAACTCCTGAACTGAAAAGTGTTTCAGAAAAGTTTGATCCTGAATGAAAGAAAGCATTGTGTCATATTTCATTGTAGTGTTTTCTTTCTAGTGGAACATAATTCTTAATAATTGATGGCATTTAGGTGAAATacagtattaaatatttaaccaGTAACACACATAACATCTTCTGAAAGCTCGGCAAGTAAATCAGTCAATGCTAAACAACAGCtaccacatatttttattttttccttggaaAGAACcttaaaaggaacaaacaatgaaacaaaacacataaatagCCTCATTGAAGTTTGTAGACAAGCCACTTCTGGTTtaccaattatttttatattgatgttaATGTATACATAAAGACATTTCACATCCATGTGTacagaaaaatagtaatatataacTTGAGATTtcagcaaatttttattttcttgaggcTGTTCACCatctttaaattttctcattttctcttcttctggctcCTTCCTGCTGCCTATCTTTGGTCAATTATTGCTTCTCAGTACCATCaccaaggacaaaaaaaaaaaaaaaaaatgaaatagtaaaatcAGTCCATCTAGTAATTTAAGTCTATTAAAGGGATTAATAAAAAGGATCTAAGTAATGTCAAAATGAATTTATAGGATTATCAATGAATCCCAATTATTTTTACCATCTTCCCCACACAGGTATTTGAGTTTTGTGTATGCTTTTGTATGGATGGAACTTTAGGGGAAAATTTTAAGATACAGAAACATATATTCAAGTTTATAtggtaaaataatacatatacacTTTTAGCTTCATTTTGGTAATAAATGGGATGCATTTTTATCTTCAATTTCAGAGctgtttgtaattatttattaattaatcacAATATTTTAAGCATTGATTTCATCTAAAtttgtgattgattgatttctttccaaaaaaagtaTTCCCACAGTATTCTTACAGTGCTGAAGACCTTGTAGCATGCCATTTTTATTAGTTCATCAGAATGGGACTACTGTGCTCAGAGACTTAGAACTGTACTGAAACCAAAGCCccaaaataagatggaaaaattctaaaggtatgtttagaaaattatttaaaattactataGTACCATATGAGCACAATGCTCTACAAATCCatctttaataaaaaggaaaattaaaagtgttAAATATCAAAAAGTCCCTTTTCTGAACTTACATAGCTTTGAAATAACCTTTCATTACAAATGGATTActtgtatttatgttttaatattatgCTATAGCAATtatgttaatattaattttcattaattcacttcagtgaaacaaacaaaagtctacaGAAAACTCTATTTACAATCTTGCTCGATCAAGAAAGGCAAAGTATATGATATTTAAGATGTCTTTACATCCaactgttttctatttaaagtaatttcttgaaaaatttgCTCCCTATAAGTTATCATGTCTTCTACATCTTTGTAGACAAGCATTTCTTCAATGGACAACAGTTGATAGTTATTCAGGCTGAATGCTGACTTGTTCTGTATACCATTCAACATTTTTAGGGATGTTGTAACTGAATCACTCAAAGAAGAACACACTGGGAAAATACGAGCGTTCCACAAACTCAAACATGTCTTGTTCCCAGAGAACAGTTCTTCTGTAACTTTCAGATTCCAAATATCCAAGCATGACAGGAAAGAGACTCCAAAGAACTGAAGTAATTTTATATCTGACAAGGTTTTAACGTTCTTTTTCAAGTTGTCTTGCACTCCAAATGCCATAGTTGAATACTTTAAGTATCCATTCATCTTCAAACTTAAGGAACACACAAAAGAATATGCAGGCAGGACAGCTGCTGTTATGATAGAACAACCACTAATGATGCAGTTTTCCCCAACTGAAACATCAGGCCCCAGTCTGGAATATTCCACAACTGAGCCAGTTGCCACAGAGCATCCTGAATCCAGTATACTTTGAATGACACAAGATGTGTTACCATGGCATTTTGGTATTCCAGAAAAGATGCTAAACGCTATGGACTGTAAGCCAAGCTCTGACTTTAAATTGCTATctgaagtaaaatgaaacaaatattcttCAGTTGTTCCAATGTGATAAAATTTGGAATTATTAAGAACAACAACATTTAATGAGGTTCCTTTAAGAAGATGAAATATTCTCTGCCTAATGTCTACCAACTCTGCATCTTCTTTAGTGACATTTGATGTATTTCTGGTGTATTCCACAGTTGCTCCAGGTCCCAAAGCCTGCAGAAAGTCTCCATAGGCATCTATTTCACACTTCAATGTGCCTATTTCTTCATAAAAAGCAAGTAACATTTTTGCTGATTTATGATCCATATAAAACAAGCTGTCCGTGTAGACATACTCAGAGTCTAATTTAAGAGAAGGAGTGTCACCCTTAGCAAATTCTTGTTGAGAAAAATTGCCAGGTCTGTACACAGCATCAAATTGATGCATCTTTTCTATGCTGGGCTTATGAAGGAAACGATGGCAACACTTGTATTCAAGGTCTCTGTATTCTAAAGCACTAAAAGGTTCTAAGACAAATACTCCATGTGTGGTACCAACAGTCAAACTGGAAGGATGAGCTAAAGCAGTAAAGCCAGGTTTGTCAAATCTAATAAACTCACATTCTCCAATGCTATAAAGTTCAATATCATCTGCACAGGTAACCAGAATCCCAGGATTCATGTGTGAGGGGAAATCAATATACATGGCTAGTTTTAATTCTAACATCTGATAAATGGGGTTACCAAAAGGTAATGCAGTGAAAATTTTGCCCAGAGCACTTGCATTTGGAAGGCGTTGGCTGTAACCACctatataaaattaaacaaaataacagttttaaaatgtttacaagactgtaagattttaaaaacccagGGGCATCAGTTACAACTCAAAATATCTCTGAAGATATTTAATATAGATATAATACATTACTGTAACTCAGGAAAGAATAGTAAATTCTAGGTTACAAATTCAAAGAGCAATTCTCCTGTAGTGAATTGATATAATGCAATGTTACATTAGGAAAGAATTCCATTATATTTTAGAGGCTGTGAATTGTTTTGAATAAATTGTACACTTTGTAAAAAGGACCATAGGGCTAAAACATGATCTTATAcctatattttaaacaataaattgAAATCGCAACAATGTTTAAACTCTTACATTAAGAATCCACCTCATAGAGGGGAAAAAGTCACAAAAACCTAACATACCAATTCCGAGATATAATTATTAAAGAGTAATTTCCAGATGCAGTGTCTTTCCTCAAATTATTACATACACTCAGAGGAAGTAAAGGTGCATTTACTTGAAagcatttaaaacttatttttaatttaaacaagcTTTTCCCTCTAGGATGAGTTTTACAACTTTTCAATTCCTTGAAAAGCATGCTCTCTTAACTACATTAAAAAGCTTACAACATTTTTATGTAACTGGTTAGAGTGAGAAGCAGCATTACATAGAAGAAAGGGTCAAACAAAAACAGGTTCAAACTCTGGTTCACCactttttagttgtttatttttggatttaCTCCATATCAGCAAGTGTAGAATAATACTTGCTTTATCATGTTTTATgtaaagcacctggcacacagtatgtTGTTCAACAAATGAGAGTTAATActtcctgcttttctccttttccaaagaCTAGCCAACTTAATTTAGCATTCTAAGAATTACCTCTTTCTAACTATGTATTTTCAAGTATCTAACTTTTTACTAATTTGGTAATAATACTGGTTCTGGAATAAACctataaagtaaaattttgtttctattttttttagagttaGTCTTAAAATTATAACTTGGATGCTTTTTAGATATCATCTTCACAAAAAACCATTGTTCTGTATATAAATCACAAGGAATAACAAGTGCCTTGAAAGCCATGTAGATGAGTAGTTCTGAAATACCTGTCCCTAGACTGGTACCAGTCCATAATGATGCTTTCATCAGCTCCCAGTACATACAGCAAAGTAACAGAGATTTTCATATAACCAAAATTTTCATACAACTAAgtttattgaatttaaaaaaaactcttttattCTGAgattctttcctacttttctgCTTTAAAGTGTCTTCTTTTGTGTGTAATTCTCCCTCTTAAAAACTTTCTTGTTCTCTTCATGTTTTGTTATcaccctttcttttgtttttaaggatttagaCTTTCATCaccaataatcacatgaaaaaatgcaTGATCGAGGGTTTTGGCAAAAATCTGGTAATCACATTGCTAAGCCAGCCTCTCCCCTACAACCATAATCCCTTTTAAAGCATTATCaagaaatgttcatattttgATGAGTTCtatcttaggaaaataattttctaggaaAGTAATTTTCTATATACATACTAAAAATAATATCCCAGAAAAGTTGATCATGTATGTGatctataattttaaagaaacatttgtgaaaaaaaatcatgctgcttacaactttaaaatatcaagaaaaacatgaaatgttttcaaagcagaataactttaaaaaagaaaataaaaataggagagGAACGTATTTGCAAAGGTAGAAAAAAGTCCCTAAGATATCAAAGGTAAAATGTaaattactgaaaagaaaatgtataactTTACCAGAATGAATTAATAGGATGACAAAGGAATTCCATTTATCTCCATATAGCTTTTCCAAACATCGAAGAGCACAAAGTGTGGATcctccatttccttaaaaattaaagttaaaaaacacaATTAATAGAAACCTACTGAAAATTTGTAATTATGGTAAAATTAGGTGTTTTAACTTTGAAGATATGGCCTTTGGCTACAATTAACTAGGCAGAGAGCAAAGGTACGGGCAAAAGTATCAAATTAAATACACATTTCACAgcagttatataaatatttagcaaTGAAACCTAGAGATCAGCACTTGATAATAAATGATGAACATTATTATCTCTGAAAATAGtaataagaataaagaagaaatgataaattaggCAATATGCAACACAAGAAGACTGTAAGTATACACATGTGGAATTACAAACTGAAAAACCCATTAAAATAATTCTCTCACATGACAAAACCAAATATTCAAGTTAAACATCCTTTCTAAAGTTTCTTAGAacctgatgttttaaaaaaacatcttaaACTATACTTAGTAgttaccttgggcaagttatttaactctctgtgcttcagatTCTCATCTATAGGAATCATAAAAGTACTGACTGCACCATTATGAGGACTGAAACACTGGTTAATTAGTACAATGCCAATGTCAGATATAGGAACCCTGTCTGGTAGCAAGGGGCTTCAGCTTTAAGTCTCACATAGAAAA
Coding sequences:
- the FPGT gene encoding fucose-1-phosphate guanylyltransferase isoform X2; amino-acid sequence: MAAAGAGAGAALREAARRKLRRFSELRGKPVAPGEFWDIVAITAADEKQELAYKQQLSEKLKRKELPLGVQYHVFVDPAGAKIGNGGSTLCALRCLEKLYGDKWNSFVILLIHSVRDKTSVSSQKEPVPALSRAIYMSHNKPNLAHHSTCQLATVRTFRWFKLVFIYHFTVGEYHIAQKRIKAFTSGGKNLLKHNSGNQMLQRRKCLYNVRNNFVQ
- the FPGT gene encoding fucose-1-phosphate guanylyltransferase isoform X3 — its product is MAAAGAGAGAALREAARRKLRRFSELRGKPVAPGEFWDIVAITAADEKQELAYKQQLSEKLKRKELPLGVQYHVFVDPAGAKIGNGGSTLCALRCLEKLYGDKWNSFVILLIHSASFLEYQNAMVTHLVSFKVYWIQDALWQLAQLWNIPDWGLMFQLGKTASLVVVLS
- the FPGT gene encoding fucose-1-phosphate guanylyltransferase isoform X1; its protein translation is MAAAGAGAGAALREAARRKLRRFSELRGKPVAPGEFWDIVAITAADEKQELAYKQQLSEKLKRKELPLGVQYHVFVDPAGAKIGNGGSTLCALRCLEKLYGDKWNSFVILLIHSGGYSQRLPNASALGKIFTALPFGNPIYQMLELKLAMYIDFPSHMNPGILVTCADDIELYSIGECEFIRFDKPGFTALAHPSSLTVGTTHGVFVLEPFSALEYRDLEYKCCHRFLHKPSIEKMHQFDAVYRPGNFSQQEFAKGDTPSLKLDSEYVYTDSLFYMDHKSAKMLLAFYEEIGTLKCEIDAYGDFLQALGPGATVEYTRNTSNVTKEDAELVDIRQRIFHLLKGTSLNVVVLNNSKFYHIGTTEEYLFHFTSDSNLKSELGLQSIAFSIFSGIPKCHGNTSCVIQSILDSGCSVATGSVVEYSRLGPDVSVGENCIISGCSIITAAVLPAYSFVCSLSLKMNGYLKYSTMAFGVQDNLKKNVKTLSDIKLLQFFGVSFLSCLDIWNLKVTEELFSGNKTCLSLWNARIFPVCSSLSDSVTTSLKMLNGIQNKSAFSLNNYQLLSIEEMLVYKDVEDMITYREQIFQEITLNRKQLDVKTS